From a single Syngnathus scovelli strain Florida chromosome 2, RoL_Ssco_1.2, whole genome shotgun sequence genomic region:
- the dennd2c gene encoding DENN domain-containing protein 2C: MLALSVEQGRRGVANVEPPHKGAAVGWQGRQSPEPGCNIRERISQWEGRSKDLPMKAEPLRVARISSEGVLNNGCSNKNLHRKDLANAQSLALDFRESQAQSRSCSIAPKSSPGNKSTQILMLPFMDSNTDKVIVDGKFKSNCILNVDAESGHLPRLADDSEDNMPAGNFYTSRGFWRSLEVDRCLWEKGRTSLGEAPPKPQRTFKYQGATKDAVPWNSRPTHNNQPSGRGRRVAHPPSFPPPPCPVARTNGLSRHKNNRRSFEYEDAMHPTVKGNQARHSTLHHAYSDDNIYEDIVCEVTRDNPYEDIKLPPMCLPISRPHNTKLHAKSQTKMERRTIPHLRSTVANTATPRRTSAPKIHKTPLYVNKIETIFDDKRGRKRVKNQGVAVREETSGTESDPEDNGKGLRRSVHKQSTLKRKPGYRTLEKDLIQAQQQQLFQIFVVVSLRKGSPANTYSPEITQQFPKMFEKSSRLSKEAEDQLKVIPKFCFPDIRDWKPSAHTPSETFSFVLTGEDGSRWFCYCRKILPSGKGKRLPEVHCVVSKLGCFNLFAKILEEVERRREISPALVYPFMRSVMEAPFPAPGRTVMVKSFLPGTGNEVLTLCRPVDSRLEHVDFDTLLQCLSVGKLLQVFASLLLERRVIFVAEKLSVLSRCGHAVLALLYPFTWQHTFVPVLPTSMLDITCSPTPFLIGVLAPSLPQVLELPIEEVLIVDLCADDFVIQLGDEDCILPSKLQAALQQILEEREEILKQEDSDTSEGQPVDLCSLVSEAFVRFFVELVGHYPLHMAESSNGSRELQRDNFRKSHPSRGVRQFLQLFMESQMFAGFIQDKELLKGGGRGLFETRVANYLDSSPDPEPSGVNKFLKGLGNKMKLLQIK; this comes from the exons ATGCTGGCTTTGAGTGTGGAGCAAGGCAGGCGAGGGGTTGCGAATGTTGAACCTCCGCACAAGGGGGCTGCCGTAGGATGGCAAGGCCGGCAGTCTCCCGAGCCGGGCTGCAACATCAGAGAGAGGATTTCCCAGTGGGAAGGTCGAAGCAAGGATCTTCCAATGAAGGCCGAGCCTCTGCGTGTggcccgaatttcgtccgagggTGTCTTGAACAATGGGTGTTCGAACAAAAACCTTCATCGTAAAGATCTTGCCAACGCTCAGAGTTTGGCTTTGGATTTCCGGGAATCCCAAGCACAGTCCAGAAGCTGCAGTATTGCTCCAAAGTCCAGCCCGGGAAACAAGTCGACACAAATACTGATGTTGCCTTTCATGGATTCCAACACAGACAAAGTCATAGTGGATGGCAAGTTCAAGTCAAACTGCATCTTGAATGTTGATGCCGAGTCCGGACACCTCCCACGGTTAGCCGATGACAGCGAAGACAACATGCCCGCTGGGAACTTTTATACTTCTCGGGGTTTCTGGCGTAGTCTGGAAGTGGACCGTTGCCTTTGGGAGAAAGGCAGAACGTCTTTGGGAGAAGCTCCGCCTAAACCACAACGGACGTTCAAGTATCAGGGAGCTACAAAGGACGCAGTGCCATGGAACAGCAGACCAACCCACAACAACCAGCCCAGTGGGAGGGGTCGCAGGGTAGCCCACCCGCCGAGCTTCCCGCCCCCTCCGTGTCCGGTCGCCAGGACCAATGGACTTTCAAGGCATAAAAATAACAG GAGGTCCTTTGAGTACGAGGACGCGATGCATCCCACTGTGAAGGGAAACCAAGCGAGGCACTCAACCCTTCACCATGCATATTCTGATGACAATATTTATGAAGACATTGTTT GTGAAGTGACCAGAGATAACCCTTACGAGGATATCAAGTTACCCCCTATGTGTCTTCCTATCAGCAGGCCTCACAACACAAAG CTCCACGCAAAATCCCAAACCAAAATGGAGAGGAGGACAATTCCACATTTAAGATCAACCGTTGCCAATACTGCAACCCCCCGACGCACAAGCGCTCCTAAAATTCACAAGACACCTCTG TACGTTAATAAGATTGAGACGATATTTGATGACAAGCGAGGGAGGAAGCGAGTGAAAAACCAAGGAGTTGCAGTGCGAG AGGAGACCAGTGGGACTGAGAGCGACCCTGAAGACAATGGCAAAG GTTTAAGGAGATCTGTTCATAAACAGTCGACACTGAAGCGCAAGCCAGGCTATCGCACTCTGGAGAAAGACCTGATCCaggcacagcagcagcagctcttcCAGATCTTTGTAGTGGTGTCTCTGAGGAAAGGTTCCCCAGCCAATACCTACTCCCCTGAAATAACGCAACAGTTTCCAAAAATG TTTGAAAAATCTTCTCGACTCTCCAAGGAAGCTGAAGATCAATTAAAGGTCATTCCCAAATTCTGCTTCCCGGATATACGTGACTGGAAGCCTTCAGCGCACACACCAAG CGAGACATTCTCCTTCGTCTTGACCGGAGAAGACGGGAGCCGCTGGTTCTGTTACTGCCGTAAGATCCTG CCCAGCGGAAAGGGCAAAAGGCTCCCTGAGGTTCATTGTGTCGTCAGCAAGTTGGGCTGTTTCAACCTGTTTGCCAAG ATTTtggaggaggtggagcggcgccGAGAGATCTCCCCGGCACTCGTTTACCCTTTTATGCGTAGTGTGATGGAAGCGCCGTTCCCAGCTCCAGGCCGCACAGTCATGGTCAAGAGTTTCCTGCCTGGCACTGGCAATGAG GTGCTGACTCTGTGTCGTCCGGTCGACTCCCGACTAGAGCATGTGGACTTTGACACGCTGCTCCAGTGTCTCAGTGTGGGAAAACTCCTGCAGGTGTTTGCTTCCCTTCTGCTTGAGAGGAGAGTCATCTTTGTCGCTGAAAAACTCAG TGTGCTGTCCCGTTGCGGCCACGCAGTGCTGGCGCTGCTCTACCCGTTCACCTGGCAGCACACCTTCGTGCCCGTGCTTCCTACCAGCATGTTGGACATTACCTGCTCCCCCACGCCTTTCCTCATCGGGGTGCTGGCCCCTTCCTTGCCCCAGGTGCTGGAACTCCCCATTGAAGAG GTGCTCATTGTGGATTTGTGTGCAGATGACTTTGTCATTCAG CTTGGTGATGAGGACTGCATCCTGCCTAGTAAACTTCAAGCAGCATTACAGCAGATTCTAGAAGAGCGGGAAGAGATTCTCAAGCAGGAGGACAGCGACACATCTGAAG GCCAGCCGGTGGACTTGTGCTCCCTGGTGTCAGAGGCTTTTGTGCGCTTCTTTGTGGAGCTGGTTGGCCACTATCCCCTCCACATGGCAGAATCGTCCAACGGGAGCCGGGAGCTTCAGCGCGACAACTTCCGCAAGTCTCACCCGTCGCGTGGCGTCCGTCAGTTCTTGCAGCTCTTCATGGAATCGCAGATGTTTGCCGGATTCATTCAGGACAAAGAGCTGCTCAAGGGAGGAGGAAGGG GCTTGTTTGAAACGAGAGTGGCCAACTATTTGGACTCTTCTCCCGACCCGGAACCAAGCGGAGTCAACAAGTTTCTTAAAGGACTGG GAAATAAGATGAAGCTTctacaaataaaatga
- the ampd1 gene encoding AMP deaminase 1 isoform X1: MPKVLVPGEHKTDDKMRAFAEQIFASETKGEDIRDEISVFDVPEDCPILHHEMAHHLHTDDDLEKRKKRFRFRGVPRAVAQTSAVPEVSVDGDVPTYLEVPDFQRVAILGDYASGVTMDDFEISCSGLYRALSIREKYMRLAYQRFPRTASQCLRDIEGQTFKVEDQVQPVFTAPSKKEEDPFDSTNLPENLGYVARMKDGVVYVYDDAKAADKHQPRNLPCVNYTTFIDDMNFLIALIAQGPTKTYTHRRLKFLMSKFNVHEMLNEMEELKELKKNPHRDFYNCRKVDTHIHAAACMNQKHLLRFIKKTYRVDADRVVHKLKGKEVTLKELFESLHLHPYDLTVDSLDVHAGRQTFQRFDKFNAKYNPVGASELRDLYMKTENHINGEYFATIIKEVASDLEDAKYQYAEPRLSIYGCRPDEWNKLSSWFVKHRVYSPNLKWMIQIPRIYDIFRGRDFVPHFGKMLENIFLPVFQATIDPKSNPELSIFLKHVTGFDSVDDESKHSGHMFSMKSPKPEEWNIAKNPSYTYYIYYMYANIVVLNQLRRQRGMNTFTFRPHCGEAGAITHLLAAFMTADNISHGLNLKKSPVLQYLYYLTQIPIAMSPLSNNSLFLEYAKNPLLEFQKKGLVVSLSTDDPMQFHYTKEPLMEEYAIAAQVFKLSTCDMCEISRNSVLQSALSHEEKSHFLGQDYLKEGPEGNDIRKTNVAQIRMAYRYETICYELNLIKECMKAE, encoded by the exons ATGCCGAAAGTTCTGGTACCGG GTGAACATA AGACCGATGACAAGATGCGGGCCTTTGCCGAGCAGATCTTTGCATCTGAGACCAAAGGCGAGGACATCCGCGATGAGATCTCCGTCTTTGACGTGCCAGAGgactgtcccatcctccaccatGAAATGGCGCACCACTTGCATACTGATGATGATCTTGAGAAGCG CAAAAAGCGCTTTCGCTTCAGGGGAGTGCCAAGGGCTGTTGCCCAGACATCAGCAGTCCCTGAGGTGTCTGTGGATGGGGACGTCCCCACCTACCTGGAAGTGCCGGACTTCCAAAGGGTGGCCATTCTCGGGGACTACGCTTCTGGG gTGACAATGGACGATTTTGAGATTTCCTGCAGCGGACTGTACCGTGCGTTGAGCATCAGAGAGAAGTACATGAGGCTGGCCTACCAGCGCTTCCCACGGACGGCCTCACAGTGCCTCCGTGACATCGAGGGCCAGACCTTCAAGGTGGAGGACCAGGTGCAGCCCG TCTTCACAGCTCCGTCAAAGAAGGAGGAAGATCCGTTCGATTCCACGAACCTGCCAGAGAACCTAGGCTATGTTGCACGCATGAAGGATGGCGTCGTCTACGTGTACGACGACGCCAAAGCTGCAGACAAACATCAGCCCAGAAACCTGCCGTGTGTCAACTACACCACCTTCATTGACGACATGAACTTTCTCATTGCTCTCATCGCGCAGGGTCCCAC GAAGACCTACACTCACCGTCGTCTGAAGTTCCTCATGTCCAAGTTCAACGTGCATGAGATGTTGAATGAGATGGAGGAGCTGAAGGAGCTAAAGAAGAACCCCCACAGGGATTTCTACAACTGCAGGAAG GTGGACACTCATATCCACGCAGCTGCCTGCATGAACCAGAAACATCTCCTACGATTCATCAAGAAGACGTACCGCGTGGACGCAGACCGCGTCGTGCACAAGCTCAAAGGCAAAGAGGTCACCCTGAAGGAGCTCTTTGAGTCCCTTCACTTGCATCCGTACGACCTCACTGTGGACTCGCTGGACGTGCACGCT GGCAGACAAACCTTTCAGCGTTTCGACAAGTTCAATGCCAAGTACAATCCTGTGGGAGCCAGCGAGCTGCGTGACCTCTACATGAAGACGGAGAATCACATCAATGGAGAATACTTTGCCACCATCATTAAG GAAGTCGCCAGCGACCTGGAAGATGCCAAGTACCAATATGCCGAGCCTCGTCTATCGATCTACGGCTGCAGGCCCGACGAGTGGAACAAGCTGTCCAGCTGGTTTGTCAAGCACAGGGTCTACTCCCCTAACCTCAAGTGGATGATTCAAATTCCCAGGATCTA TGACATCTTCCGAGGCAGGGACTTTGTCCCGCACTTTGGTAAGATGTTGGAGAACATTTTCCTCCCCGTGTTCCAAGCCACCATTGACCCAAAGTCCAACCCCGAGCTCAGCATCTTCCTCAAGCAT GTGACAGGTTTCGACAGTGTGGATGACGAGTCCAAGCACAGTGGTCACATGTTCAGCATGAAGAGCCCCAAACCAGAAGAGTGGAACATTGCTAAGAACCCGTCTTACACCTACTACATCTATTACATGTATGCCAACATCGTTGTGCTCAACCAACTGCGGAG ACAACGGGGGATGAACACGTTCACGTTCAGGCCTCATTGCGGTGAAGCCGGCGCCATCACTCATCTGTTGGCCGCCTTCATGACGGCTGACAACATCTCCCATGGCCTCAACCTGAAAAAG AGTCCGGTGCTGCAGTACCTGTACTACCTGACCCAGATCCCCATCGCCATGTCCCCCCTGAGCAACAACAGTCTGTTCCTTGAGTACGCCAAGAACCCCCTGCTGGAGTTCCAAAAGAAAGGCCTGGTGGTCTCCCTCTCCACCGACGACCCCATGCAGTTCCATTACACCAAG GAGCCTCTGATGGAGGAGTATGCCATTGCAGCGCAGGTTTTCAAGTTGAGCACCTGCGATATGTGCGAGATCTCCAGGAACAGTGTGCTGCAGAGCGCACTGTCGCATGAG GAGAAAAGTCACTTCTTGGGTCAGGACTACCTGAAAGAGGGACCGGAAGGGAACGACATCCGTAAGACCAATGTGGCCCAAATACGTATGGCGTACCGCTATGAAACCATCTGCTACGAGCTCAACCTCATCAAAGAGTGTATGAAGGCAGAATAA
- the ampd1 gene encoding AMP deaminase 1 isoform X2, with the protein MPKVLVPETDDKMRAFAEQIFASETKGEDIRDEISVFDVPEDCPILHHEMAHHLHTDDDLEKRKKRFRFRGVPRAVAQTSAVPEVSVDGDVPTYLEVPDFQRVAILGDYASGVTMDDFEISCSGLYRALSIREKYMRLAYQRFPRTASQCLRDIEGQTFKVEDQVQPVFTAPSKKEEDPFDSTNLPENLGYVARMKDGVVYVYDDAKAADKHQPRNLPCVNYTTFIDDMNFLIALIAQGPTKTYTHRRLKFLMSKFNVHEMLNEMEELKELKKNPHRDFYNCRKVDTHIHAAACMNQKHLLRFIKKTYRVDADRVVHKLKGKEVTLKELFESLHLHPYDLTVDSLDVHAGRQTFQRFDKFNAKYNPVGASELRDLYMKTENHINGEYFATIIKEVASDLEDAKYQYAEPRLSIYGCRPDEWNKLSSWFVKHRVYSPNLKWMIQIPRIYDIFRGRDFVPHFGKMLENIFLPVFQATIDPKSNPELSIFLKHVTGFDSVDDESKHSGHMFSMKSPKPEEWNIAKNPSYTYYIYYMYANIVVLNQLRRQRGMNTFTFRPHCGEAGAITHLLAAFMTADNISHGLNLKKSPVLQYLYYLTQIPIAMSPLSNNSLFLEYAKNPLLEFQKKGLVVSLSTDDPMQFHYTKEPLMEEYAIAAQVFKLSTCDMCEISRNSVLQSALSHEEKSHFLGQDYLKEGPEGNDIRKTNVAQIRMAYRYETICYELNLIKECMKAE; encoded by the exons ATGCCGAAAGTTCTGGTACCGG AGACCGATGACAAGATGCGGGCCTTTGCCGAGCAGATCTTTGCATCTGAGACCAAAGGCGAGGACATCCGCGATGAGATCTCCGTCTTTGACGTGCCAGAGgactgtcccatcctccaccatGAAATGGCGCACCACTTGCATACTGATGATGATCTTGAGAAGCG CAAAAAGCGCTTTCGCTTCAGGGGAGTGCCAAGGGCTGTTGCCCAGACATCAGCAGTCCCTGAGGTGTCTGTGGATGGGGACGTCCCCACCTACCTGGAAGTGCCGGACTTCCAAAGGGTGGCCATTCTCGGGGACTACGCTTCTGGG gTGACAATGGACGATTTTGAGATTTCCTGCAGCGGACTGTACCGTGCGTTGAGCATCAGAGAGAAGTACATGAGGCTGGCCTACCAGCGCTTCCCACGGACGGCCTCACAGTGCCTCCGTGACATCGAGGGCCAGACCTTCAAGGTGGAGGACCAGGTGCAGCCCG TCTTCACAGCTCCGTCAAAGAAGGAGGAAGATCCGTTCGATTCCACGAACCTGCCAGAGAACCTAGGCTATGTTGCACGCATGAAGGATGGCGTCGTCTACGTGTACGACGACGCCAAAGCTGCAGACAAACATCAGCCCAGAAACCTGCCGTGTGTCAACTACACCACCTTCATTGACGACATGAACTTTCTCATTGCTCTCATCGCGCAGGGTCCCAC GAAGACCTACACTCACCGTCGTCTGAAGTTCCTCATGTCCAAGTTCAACGTGCATGAGATGTTGAATGAGATGGAGGAGCTGAAGGAGCTAAAGAAGAACCCCCACAGGGATTTCTACAACTGCAGGAAG GTGGACACTCATATCCACGCAGCTGCCTGCATGAACCAGAAACATCTCCTACGATTCATCAAGAAGACGTACCGCGTGGACGCAGACCGCGTCGTGCACAAGCTCAAAGGCAAAGAGGTCACCCTGAAGGAGCTCTTTGAGTCCCTTCACTTGCATCCGTACGACCTCACTGTGGACTCGCTGGACGTGCACGCT GGCAGACAAACCTTTCAGCGTTTCGACAAGTTCAATGCCAAGTACAATCCTGTGGGAGCCAGCGAGCTGCGTGACCTCTACATGAAGACGGAGAATCACATCAATGGAGAATACTTTGCCACCATCATTAAG GAAGTCGCCAGCGACCTGGAAGATGCCAAGTACCAATATGCCGAGCCTCGTCTATCGATCTACGGCTGCAGGCCCGACGAGTGGAACAAGCTGTCCAGCTGGTTTGTCAAGCACAGGGTCTACTCCCCTAACCTCAAGTGGATGATTCAAATTCCCAGGATCTA TGACATCTTCCGAGGCAGGGACTTTGTCCCGCACTTTGGTAAGATGTTGGAGAACATTTTCCTCCCCGTGTTCCAAGCCACCATTGACCCAAAGTCCAACCCCGAGCTCAGCATCTTCCTCAAGCAT GTGACAGGTTTCGACAGTGTGGATGACGAGTCCAAGCACAGTGGTCACATGTTCAGCATGAAGAGCCCCAAACCAGAAGAGTGGAACATTGCTAAGAACCCGTCTTACACCTACTACATCTATTACATGTATGCCAACATCGTTGTGCTCAACCAACTGCGGAG ACAACGGGGGATGAACACGTTCACGTTCAGGCCTCATTGCGGTGAAGCCGGCGCCATCACTCATCTGTTGGCCGCCTTCATGACGGCTGACAACATCTCCCATGGCCTCAACCTGAAAAAG AGTCCGGTGCTGCAGTACCTGTACTACCTGACCCAGATCCCCATCGCCATGTCCCCCCTGAGCAACAACAGTCTGTTCCTTGAGTACGCCAAGAACCCCCTGCTGGAGTTCCAAAAGAAAGGCCTGGTGGTCTCCCTCTCCACCGACGACCCCATGCAGTTCCATTACACCAAG GAGCCTCTGATGGAGGAGTATGCCATTGCAGCGCAGGTTTTCAAGTTGAGCACCTGCGATATGTGCGAGATCTCCAGGAACAGTGTGCTGCAGAGCGCACTGTCGCATGAG GAGAAAAGTCACTTCTTGGGTCAGGACTACCTGAAAGAGGGACCGGAAGGGAACGACATCCGTAAGACCAATGTGGCCCAAATACGTATGGCGTACCGCTATGAAACCATCTGCTACGAGCTCAACCTCATCAAAGAGTGTATGAAGGCAGAATAA
- the LOC125987696 gene encoding ras association domain-containing protein 8, with amino-acid sequence MEIKVSVDGVPRLVCGVTDETTCQEVVTVLAQALGQPGRYMLRETFKDFERCMAPDERPLEMLKKYGEHSKEVQLTLLHSGPSVYDEMSRAKVGRHQPCPPLRRKETSARNWRRSGSLNLHRQSFPLSCLRQDTDQNHELLKRPKRKSLTLMEEAWEWLESLGKTQVYSTSCNKDSSKKTEKKKTFLSVTLSTMRKSPHEKNQVRGHRNSKSDLDQTSCCMGTQQKVKENKNSKKAHGGKLDSFSDLNSDDENNRLRETIIWQLSKLQKLQVQIGDVDHEILELEKSERTREEQKVIEEETEQIKFWENELKAEEDFERDLQNQFHGLKAKIVDCKAKLEDYKTEMQKLDFCGAQKVDSKEGRHATDGNPSKVSNGQPFETERQVNSDRKWPPRNINPSPALFPPNQIKERRLTGPAELREWWACWSAGQKSNSNKKATAIHRSELTIYLGGTKD; translated from the exons ATGGAAATCAAAGTGTCTGTGGATGGCGTGCCACGTTTGGTTTGTGGGGTCACAGATGAGACAACATGCCAAGAGGTGGTGACAGTGTTGGCTCAAGCTTTGG GCCAGCCTGGGCGCTACATGTTGCGTGAGACCTTCAAAGACTTCGAGAGGTGCATGGCACCAGATGAGCGGCCTTTGGAGATGCTAAAGAAGTACGGGGAACACTCTAAGGAGGTCCAGCTCACTTTGCTCCACAGCGGTCCTTCAGTTTACGACGAAATGAGCAGGGCCAAAGTGGGTCGACACCAGCCTTGTCCACCGCTACGGAGAAAAGAAACCAGTGCTAGAAATTGGCGTCGGAGCGGATCGCTGAATCTGCATCGCCAGAGCTTTCCGCTGTCCTGCCTGAGGCAGGACACAGACCAGAACCACGAGCTTTTGAAAAGACCCAAAAGAAAGTCCCTGACCCTCATGGAGGAGGCATGGGAATGGCTAGAGAGTCTGGGAAAAACACAGGTTTATAGTACGTCATGCAATAAGGACAGCAGCAAGAagactgaaaaaaagaaaacctttcTGAGTGTCACACTTTCCACCATGAGAAAGAGTCCACATGAGAAGAACCAAGTCCGAGGTCACAGAAACTCAAAGTCCGACTTGGATCAGACATCTTGTTGCATGGGAACCCAACAGAAggtgaaagaaaataaaaactccAAGAAAGCTCATGGGGGGAAACTCGATAGCTTCTCCGATTTGAACAGTGACGACGAGAATAATCGCCTGAGAGAAACGATCATCTGGCAGCTCAGTAAACTTCAAAAGCTCCAGGTCCAGATCGGCGATGTGGACCATGAGATTTTAGAGCTGGAGAAAAGCGAGCGGACCAGGGAAGAGCAAAAAGTGATTGAAGAAGAGACGGAGCAGATCAAGTTCTGGGAGAATGAATTAAAAGCAGAAGAAGACTTTGAGAGAGATTTGCAAAATCAGTTCCATGGCCTGAAAGCAAAGATTGTGGACTGCAAGGCCAAACTGGAGGACTACAAGACAGAAATGCAGAAACTGGACTTCTGTGGAGCTCAAAAGGTTGACTCCAAAGAGGGCCGACACGCCACAGACGGTAATCCGAGCAAGGTCTCAAATGGGCAGCCATTTGAGACGGAACGCCAAGTAAACAGCGACAGGAAGTGGCCGCCCAGAAATATCAACCCTTCTCCTGCTTTATTTCCTCCCAATCAGATAAAGGAGCGCCGGCTCACTGGGCCAGCTGAGCTCAGGGAGTGGTGGGCATGCTGGTCTGCAGGCCAAAAATCAAACTCTAACAAAAAGGCGACTGCGATACACCGCTCGGAGCTCACGATTTATTTGGGCGGTACAAAAGATTAA